TTCGGCGTTTCTAAAAGTCGGCCTCAAATCCAAATCTGAATTCTCTCTCCGCCGTGAGACCTCAATCCCGAAaacttgggtttttttttttttttttttttttttttcttgctatCCGATAACCCGAACTATAACGATCGGGTTGGATTAGCCTTTTAGATTGGGTTGGCTTCATGTTCGGTTTTCGGTTCATGGAGTAAAACTCTCACGATGgtcaaaccaaataaaaatatataaaatatattaaacagTTAACGGGTATGTTTGTCAGAGTAGTACTTCCGTCCTAATCTATCAAAtgcattaatttttattaatttcttttatatcattttattattttctaaaataagaTCGATagaattcttaattattttggaaattcTTTAATTGGAATAATAGAcccaaaatagaaaaattgggataaaaaattagtttcaattttataaaattgggacagtaattctaaattttaatctatttattatttttaatttgatgatctatctaatattttttctaaacttACCAGAATCTCAACTAATGTAGttattttagttgtttttagttttatgataaTGTTGAGCTATGTTAATACGTTACTATTttcgttcttgttcttgattgattttttttttttctcaataattatagattgatttgtgaacttttaattatctatggtatctaaataattataaattgtcgataaataattttttttttaaaaaaatatttttttttttaaccattcgACAACCTAACCCGAAAATAGAagattgagttggattgggttgtgaaattttttttcgGGTTCGGTtatcaatccaaccaaccaacccgaaaatagaaggttgagttggattgggttgtgaaattttttttcgGGTTCGGTTATGAATCCAACCAACCATAATTTTAGATTGGgtcaaaaaaaatctctcaactCAATTAACTCAGACCATATACAcctctaattattttaattatattatcttaaaatttaaattttaaaatataacttatataattaattattgaatttaattaccgttctaattatttataattattaaaaaaaatcttttatttttaaataaatttaaaaacctaaaatcgaaaattaaattaaattaaattaattaaattatttaataatttaagttaaTGAAAGTAAACTAACTAACAAGAATTAGTTAGATAACTAAAACACTAAAATCCTTTGAAGTAAGAACCAAATGAAAagtctatttatttatatgaatagATTCCCTTTTAACACCAAATTACCTTATTCTTCAGATCATGATGCTGTTAGGTTATAAGTCTGTTggttatttatagcttagtaAACGTGTAAAGTTGTATATGGTAAATGATGATGCTGTTAGGTTATAAGTCTGTTggttatttatagcttagtaAACGTGTAAAGTTGTATATGGTAAATGATGATGCTGTTAGGTTATAAGTCTGTTggttatttatagcttagtaAACGTGTAAAGTTGTATATGGTAAATGATGGAGTAAATTAAAGTAGTgtaaagatatatatggtaatcATGATGTTGTTAAGTTATAAGTTTGTTGGTTATTTATAGCTCACTAAACgtgtaaagctatatatggtaaataatgATGAAGTAAATTAGAGTGAATggtaaaaagttatatatataccgtagttatatataatagatagTTAAGTAAATCAAAGTAAATGGTAAAAAGTtatagttatatataatagatagTTAAGTAAATCAAAGTAAATggtaaaaagttatatataccgttatatatatagtaaagctatatatagtaagctaaCATTATAATGGTGGtggttatatatagtaaggtggtggttatatatagtaaagctatatatagtaagctaaaTGATNATAGATAGTTAAGTAAATCAAAGTAAATggtaaaaagttatatataccgttatatatatagtaaagctatatatagtaagctaaCATTATAATGGTGGtggttatatatagtaaggtggtggttatatatagtaaagctatatatagtaagctaaaTGAtggttatatatagtaaagctatatatagtaagctaaaccatatatataccggTCCCCACATATTCTgtatgcattttctctatctccTTTCATTTTAACCCACATTttctatcatatatataccGGTCCCCACATATTCTgtatgcattttctctatctccTTTCATTTTAACCCACATTttctatcatatatataccGGTCCCCACATATTCTgtatgcattttctctatctccTTTCATTTTAACCCACATTttctatcatatatataccGGTCCCCACATATTCTgtatgcattttctctatctccTTTCATTTTAACCCACATTttctatcatatatataccGGTCCCCACATATTCTgtatgcattttctctatctccTTTCATTTTAACCCACATTttctatcatatatataccGGTCCCCACATATTCTgtatgcattttctctatctccTTTCATTTTAACCCACATTttctatcatatatataccGGTCCCCACATATTCTgtatgcattttctctatctccTTTCATTTTAACCCACATTttctatcatatatataccGGTCCCCACATATTCTgtatgcattttctctatctccTTTCATTTTAACCCACATTttctatcatatatataccGGTCCCCACATATTCTgtatgcattttctctatctccTTTCATTTTAACCCACATTttctatcatatatataccGGTCCCCACATATTCTgtatgcattttctctatctccTTTCATTTTAACCCACATTttctatcatatatataccGGTCCCCACATATTCTgtatgcattttctctatctccTTTCATTTTAACCCACATTttctatcatatatataccGGTCCCCACATATTCTgtatgcattttctctatctccTTTCATTTTAACCCACATTttctatcatatatataccGGTCCCCACATATTCTgtatgcattttctctatctccTTTCATTTTAACCCACATTttctatcatatatataccGGTCCCCACATATTCTgtatgcattttctctatctccTTTCATTTTAACCCACATTttctatcatatatataccGGTCCCCACATATTCTgtatgcattttctctatctccTTTCATTTTAACCCACATTttctatcatatatataccGGTCCCCACATATTCTgtatgcattttctctatctccTTTCATTTTAACCCACATTTTCTGTCATTTTAACCCACATTTTCTGTGAGGGtacattttctctatcttgtTCATTGCGTTTAGATCGAATGTGTGCGTTGTTATGCGATCCTAACATATTCGACACATGATGGTCCTAACATTCCCTTGCATCCCCTGCAATAAGGTCAGATCGAATgcgtgcgttgttgtgcgatcctaacatatATGACACATGATGGTCTCGACATTCCCTTGCATCCCCTGCAACAAGGTCATCCAACACTGAATTGGTCTAAGCAAGACACGTGTAACTATAGAGTTCTTATAATTGAGTACATTTTGTTTCTAGGGATGCAAGGAAATGTGTGTGTCATCCGATGTCAAACCCGAATTTCAAATCGTGATCTGAATCGGCCTAGATCGTTAcaaaacatataattaatcGTTCCCCATATGTACACGTTTGATTAGCAGTTttctcaaataatttatacttATCCAACCATTTTAATCTAAAGGCGAAGACTTTGAAGTAGGCAAACACTCGATCCAGCGGGCGAACATGGCAGGTTTCGGCTCCACGCACCTGCTGACACCTTCTTAAGCACTTTCGATTGtatgttttagtttttgaatcaGTCGTTCAGCCTCATAAGTCTACAAGTCTTTATCTCTTAAACTTATTTCAATGTGAATCAAAATTCTTCGCTCTTTTAGGGTTTGTGAGACAAACactcgatcttgcttgtggagtgatttgaatctcaaacaagtaattttttcttgagatattcgactaataaggtaatccgaatcttactttCTCTTATGATGATTCCTTATCACGAAAACCTTGGAGacagattttattttaataagaattaaaataaaacatttcaaaaagAACATAGATTACCTCGGAACTGTTGTTTGTAAGTCTCCTTTGTTAGGTTCCAATCCTGTATCAAACATGGCTGCAAACTAAATATTTACTTCAATTGAGCTATAACCTGGAATCTTTTTAAGCTCGTGCTCGGTCATGAGACCTCGGAGATGGTTTACCGTATCCCATTGACCTGCTTCGGCATATATATTCGACAAGCTAACGTAGACGCTCAGATTTCTAGACTCGAACGAGAGTAATCTGTCAGCAATTTTTACACCCAACTCAATGTCCTTATGCAAAAGACACCCATTCAGCAGAGTTTCAAGTATGCCACTGGTTGGTCTGTAAGGCATTTGATTGATCACTTCCTCAGCTTGCCGAAGGCGACCTGCTCGACTTAAAAGATCGACAAAGCAGGCATAAAGTTTATCGGTCGGCGTTACGTTATGAGCTTTCTCCATATCTCGAAACAAAGATATCCCTTCCTCCACTAGGCCTGAATGGCTACAAGCAGATAGCAGAGAAACAAAGGTGCTCTCATTTGGCTGAAGTTCTTGATTCATTTGATGGTAGACAGACAGTGCTTTATGCCCGAGACCGTGCATTCCATAGCCCGAAATCATCGAGTTATATAATATCACATCCTTTGGCGTAAAACCATGGTTGAATACTTTCTCACCCGAGTCGATTTCGCTGCATTTTGCATACATATCAATGAGGGCTGTCTTAGCGACAACGTCCGATGCAAAACGAAATCGAATTAAGACAGCATGAACACTTCTCCCTTCACGCAACGAGCCGAGGAGCGTGCAACAATGAACTAAACTAACTAAGGTGAGAGCATTGAAAGTAACCCTCTCATTTTGCATTTGAGAAAATAGCTTTAAAGCATCTCTAGCTTGCCCATTCTGAGCCAGTCCCACAAGCATGGCAGTCCATGATACCACATTCTtagttttcattctttcaaAAACAGAATATGCATAGGCCAAACATCCACATTTAGCATATAGATCAACAATTGCAGTAgacaaaatcaaattcaaatcgaGTTCTCTTCGATAGACGCAACCATGAACAATCTTCCCGCCATCCAAATCAGCCGTCCGAGAACAAAGCTGGAGGAGGCTAACAACGGTATTCGAGTCGAAACCTCCTTCATTCGTAACCAACATACGGAAGAGATGTAAAGTTTCGACACGAAAACCATTTTGAACATAACCCGAAATCATAACATTCCAAGACACCAAATTCCTAGAGGGCATTGTATCGAAAATCCATCGAGCACTTACGACATCACCCGTTTTACAATACATATCAATCAGTGAGGTAAGCACCCTTGTATCACTACTCATTCCAAATCCAAGAACATAGCTATGAATACATTTTCCAAACTCTAAATTCCTCATCTCCCCACAGGATTGAACCAAGCTTGTCATGGTCACAGCACTAGGCTCAATTCTATTATAAAGCATATCAAGAAACAATTTATAGCCTTCACTAAACAAGCCTTCCTGCATGAACCCACCAATCATCACATTCCAACAAACAACATCTTTCTCAACcatttcatgaaaaaaaattcgTGCATTCATAATATCCCCAGCTTTtaccaaaaaatttaaaatcgaACTTCCCAAAAACCGACCACCAGCTAACCCCTTACAGAGAGCTAATCTAATCACTTCTATGCCCATTTCATAATCCAATAAGAACATGCACGCCTTAAGAGCAAAATTACAAGTATAGCTATCAAATTCGAAATGACATCGACCCATCAATTTAAACAGCTCGATGGTCTCATTATAATGCTGATTTTGAAGATACCCATTAACCATGGCATTGCAGAGAACAGTTTTTGGTTGAGGAATTTTATCAAACACCTTACGTGCATTCTCCAAAGAACCCAAGCTTGAGTACGCCGCAACAAGCTTTGCCACCAAACGCTGGTCTCCGGATATGGCGTTTGTGATAATGATCTGAGCGTGTATGGATTTGACTGAGAGAAGATCACGGGGAAATTCTTggagaaatgagaaaaatggTTGAGTATTGAATAGGGCATTTTTTGTGGAGGATGTTGAGGTGTTTGAAATGAAGGTTTTGAGAGGCAAACAAGGGAAGCGAAGGAATGGCGGCATCAAAAGAAAGGCATAGCCAAAATCAGAGAAAGTTCagattggaggaagaaaaaaaatacagaactccgatttcattttcttctcaactCCAACACCCACACTACTGGCGGCGCACCACCGGTTGTCGCACGGCTCCGCCCAGCAG
The nucleotide sequence above comes from Cucurbita pepo subsp. pepo cultivar mu-cu-16 chromosome LG11, ASM280686v2, whole genome shotgun sequence. Encoded proteins:
- the LOC111805584 gene encoding pentatricopeptide repeat-containing protein At5g39350-like, with product MIDTIVTITDVRGRVISWSSVGTCGFKRPRRGTPFAAQTAAGNAIQAVEDQVKSIHAQIIITNAISGDQRLVAKLVAAYSSLGSLENARKVFDKIPQPKTVLCNAMVNGYLQNQHYNETIELFKLMGRCHFEFDSYTCNFALKACMFLLDYEMGIEVIRLALCKGLAGGRFLGSSILNFLVKAGDIMNARIFFHEMVEKDVVCWNVMIGGFMQEGLFSEGYKLFLDMLYNRIEPSAVTMTSLVQSCGEMRNLEFGKCIHSYVLGFGMSSDTRVLTSLIDMYCKTGDVVSARWIFDTMPSRNLVSWNVMISGYVQNGFRVETLHLFRMLVTNEGGFDSNTVVSLLQLCSRTADLDGGKIVHGCVYRRELDLNLILSTAIVDLYAKCGCLAYAYSVFERMKTKNVVSWTAMLVGLAQNGQARDALKLFSQMQNERVTFNALTLVSLVHCCTLLGSLREGRSVHAVLIRFRFASDVVAKTALIDMYAKCSEIDSGEKVFNHGFTPKDVILYNSMISGYGMHGLGHKALSVYHQMNQELQPNESTFVSLLSACSHSGLVEEGISLFRDMEKAHNVTPTDKLYACFVDLLSRAGRLRQAEEVINQMPYRPTSGILETLLNGCLLHKDIELGVKIADRLLSFESRNLSVYVSLSNIYAEAGQWDTVNHLRGLMTEHELKKIPGYSSIEVNI